One part of the Bradyrhizobium sp. CB1650 genome encodes these proteins:
- a CDS encoding MarC family protein, which translates to MLDFALSAFVTLLLVVDPVGLAPAFLAATGGMPDKIKRTIALRAPLIAASILVVIALVGNWLLRQLGIGIPAFQIAGGLLLFGVSYQMIFGDRPHREAREADKALSEHASDVAVFPLAIPMMARPGAIATTLLLAGNAGYGAKLALIMAVVLSVCLICMLCFASASLIARTLGRTGNAVLSRVLGMLLAAYSVQFVINGIAAVRAGLP; encoded by the coding sequence TGCCTTCGTGACGCTGCTGCTGGTGGTCGACCCCGTCGGCCTTGCGCCGGCCTTCCTCGCCGCGACCGGGGGCATGCCCGACAAGATCAAGCGGACGATCGCGCTGCGCGCCCCGTTGATTGCGGCGTCGATCCTGGTGGTGATCGCGCTGGTCGGAAACTGGCTGTTGCGCCAGCTCGGGATCGGCATTCCGGCATTCCAGATCGCCGGCGGGCTGCTGTTGTTCGGCGTCTCCTACCAGATGATCTTCGGCGACCGTCCGCATCGCGAGGCGCGCGAGGCGGACAAAGCGCTCTCCGAGCATGCCTCCGACGTCGCGGTGTTTCCGCTCGCCATCCCCATGATGGCCAGGCCCGGCGCGATCGCGACCACACTGCTACTGGCGGGCAACGCCGGCTATGGAGCCAAGCTCGCGCTCATCATGGCAGTCGTGCTCTCGGTCTGCCTGATCTGCATGCTCTGTTTTGCCTCCGCGTCGCTGATCGCACGGACGCTCGGGCGCACCGGCAATGCCGTGCTGTCGCGCGTGCTCGGCATGCTACTTGCCGCCTACTCGGTGCAGTTCGTCATCAACGGCATTGCGGCTGTCCGGGCCGGCCTGCCCTGA
- a CDS encoding chloride channel protein — MFARIRHIVDRKGSNRVMVRLRALLRSNEFYLIPLALVIGTLAGAVVTLMAEIAQIAHVLIYGIPVDVRLSANAFVSPWAALIAPALGGLSLGIMEWSRRRMKISNAVDPIEANALRGGNLSMRDSMVVSSQTLISNGCGASVGLEAGYTQIGSGIASLLGKFFNLRRNDLRLIVGCGAAAAIAAAFGAPITGAFYACELIVGVYSVGSAAPILAASLAGALTAQWLGGAPYSIEIPKVSSVGIEQYLALIGLALVTGGVGIAVMRSSSTFERLFAWLPVWLRPVIGGLIVGSFAIVTPQVLAAGHGAMVLDLFHEMTIGLIALIIALKLTACLISLASGFRGGLFFASLFVGSLIGKFFAALLLLVSPDFAIDPLVAMLTGMATLGVAIVGGPLTMSFLVLEMTRNVDVTAVVLAGCIVTSICVRFMFGHSFSTWRLHLRGETIRSANDVGWLRNLTVERLMRSDVGKVPSSTTIAATRSEFALGSRPGIVVVNNADEYAGLVMLPDLFSSDLDTIADDIQVVELARYIDIVLIPEMNVKSAMAVFDEAEAEMLAVVDSTDSRKVVGFLTETFVRRRYVEEIDKATRGVLGALS, encoded by the coding sequence GTGTTCGCGCGGATCAGGCATATCGTCGATCGCAAGGGTTCGAACCGCGTCATGGTTCGCCTGCGCGCGTTGCTGCGCAGCAACGAGTTCTACCTGATCCCGCTCGCGCTCGTGATCGGCACGCTCGCCGGTGCAGTCGTGACGCTGATGGCCGAGATCGCCCAGATTGCCCACGTCCTGATCTATGGCATCCCCGTCGACGTCCGCCTGTCGGCCAACGCCTTTGTCAGCCCGTGGGCTGCGTTGATCGCGCCCGCGCTCGGTGGGCTGTCGCTCGGCATCATGGAATGGTCACGGCGGCGGATGAAGATCTCGAACGCGGTCGACCCGATCGAGGCCAATGCGCTGCGCGGCGGCAATCTCTCGATGCGCGACAGCATGGTGGTCTCGAGCCAGACGCTGATCTCGAACGGCTGCGGCGCCTCGGTCGGCCTCGAGGCCGGCTACACCCAGATCGGCTCCGGCATCGCCTCGTTGCTCGGCAAATTCTTCAATCTCCGCCGCAACGATCTGCGCCTGATCGTCGGCTGCGGCGCCGCGGCGGCGATCGCGGCGGCGTTCGGTGCGCCGATCACCGGCGCCTTCTACGCCTGCGAGCTGATCGTCGGCGTCTACTCGGTCGGCAGTGCCGCGCCGATCCTGGCGGCCTCCCTCGCCGGCGCGCTCACCGCGCAGTGGCTCGGCGGCGCGCCGTACTCGATCGAGATACCGAAGGTCAGCTCGGTCGGCATCGAGCAATACCTGGCCTTGATCGGGCTCGCGCTCGTCACCGGCGGCGTCGGCATCGCCGTGATGCGCTCGTCCTCGACGTTCGAGCGCCTGTTCGCCTGGCTGCCGGTCTGGCTGCGCCCGGTGATCGGCGGCCTCATCGTCGGCTCTTTTGCGATCGTCACCCCGCAGGTGCTCGCAGCCGGCCACGGCGCCATGGTGCTCGATCTCTTTCACGAGATGACGATCGGCCTGATCGCGCTGATCATCGCGCTGAAGCTGACGGCCTGTCTGATCTCGCTCGCCTCGGGGTTCCGTGGCGGCCTGTTCTTCGCCTCGCTGTTCGTCGGCAGCCTGATCGGGAAATTCTTCGCCGCATTGCTGCTGCTCGTCAGCCCGGACTTCGCGATCGATCCGCTAGTGGCAATGCTGACGGGCATGGCGACCCTGGGCGTCGCCATCGTCGGCGGCCCGCTGACGATGTCGTTCCTCGTCCTGGAGATGACGCGTAATGTCGACGTCACCGCCGTGGTGCTGGCGGGCTGCATCGTCACCTCGATCTGCGTCCGCTTCATGTTCGGCCATTCCTTCTCGACCTGGCGCCTGCACCTGCGCGGCGAGACCATCCGCAGTGCCAACGACGTCGGCTGGCTGCGCAATCTCACCGTCGAGCGACTGATGCGCTCCGATGTCGGCAAGGTGCCGTCGAGCACGACCATCGCGGCGACTCGGAGCGAGTTCGCGCTCGGCTCGCGCCCCGGCATCGTCGTCGTCAACAACGCGGACGAGTATGCCGGCCTCGTCATGCTGCCAGACCTGTTCTCCAGCGACCTCGACACAATCGCCGACGACATCCAGGTGGTCGAGCTCGCGCGCTACATCGACATCGTGCTGATCCCGGAGATGAACGTGAAGTCGGCAATGGCGGTGTTCGACGAAGCCGAGGCCGAGATGCTGGCGGTCGTCGATTCCACCGACAGCCGCAAGGTGGTGGGCTTTTTGACCGAGACCTTCGTCCGCCGCCGCTACGTCGAGGAGATCGACAAGGCCACGCGCGGCGTGCTGGGGGCGTTGTCGTAA
- a CDS encoding DUF2798 domain-containing protein, protein MIAVRKLPAHYAPIVMPLVLSILMTAVVSIISTLRSLGPTPAFLATWPGAWALSWLVAFPTLLVVLPMVRRIVACLVAPSPQPGQ, encoded by the coding sequence ATGATTGCGGTTCGCAAATTGCCGGCGCACTATGCGCCGATCGTCATGCCATTGGTGCTTTCCATCCTCATGACGGCCGTGGTGTCGATCATTTCGACACTGAGAAGCCTCGGGCCGACGCCCGCCTTCCTGGCCACCTGGCCGGGCGCCTGGGCGCTGTCCTGGCTGGTCGCTTTTCCGACGCTGCTGGTGGTCCTGCCGATGGTCCGCCGGATCGTGGCGTGCCTCGTCGCGCCCTCACCTCAACCCGGCCAATAG
- a CDS encoding DUF3830 family protein: protein MSKLVIRAGDFTFDARFEEQLAPKTVAAFRKAMPFESHIIHVRWSGEGVWMPLGDLDFGVGYENHTSYPAPGQIILYPGGISETEILLAYGGVHFASKMGQLAGNHFITLTSGLENLAALGKTVLWKGAQPIRFEEV, encoded by the coding sequence ATGAGCAAACTCGTTATCCGCGCCGGTGATTTCACCTTCGATGCCCGCTTCGAGGAGCAGCTTGCGCCCAAGACCGTAGCCGCCTTCCGCAAGGCGATGCCGTTCGAGAGCCACATCATCCACGTGCGCTGGAGCGGCGAGGGCGTGTGGATGCCGCTCGGCGATCTCGACTTCGGCGTCGGCTACGAGAACCACACTAGCTACCCCGCGCCCGGCCAGATCATACTCTATCCCGGCGGCATCAGCGAGACCGAGATACTGCTCGCCTATGGCGGCGTGCACTTCGCGAGCAAGATGGGCCAGCTTGCCGGCAACCATTTCATCACGCTTACTTCGGGCCTGGAAAATCTTGCCGCGCTCGGCAAGACCGTGCTGTGGAAGGGCGCCCAGCCGATCCGATTCGAGGAAGTCTGA